A genomic window from Agreia sp. COWG includes:
- the rpmC gene encoding 50S ribosomal protein L29, whose product MAIGSKELAPVELDTFEDARLVEELRKAKEELFNLRFQSATGQLESHGRLRAVKRDISRIYTIIRERELGIRATPAPVEVAPKAEKKSKAKKDAPAPADAPAAEAEEAK is encoded by the coding sequence ATGGCGATCGGTTCCAAGGAGCTCGCCCCTGTCGAGCTCGACACATTCGAAGACGCCCGCCTGGTCGAAGAGCTGCGAAAGGCGAAGGAAGAACTGTTCAACCTTCGTTTCCAGAGCGCTACCGGCCAGCTCGAGAGCCACGGTCGCCTGCGCGCCGTGAAGCGCGACATCTCGCGCATCTACACGATCATCCGTGAGCGTGAGCTGGGCATTCGTGCCACGCCCGCCCCGGTTGAGGTGGCTCCCAAGGCAGAAAAGAAAAGCAAGGCCAAGAAGGATGCGCCCGCCCCGGCGGACGCCCCGGCCGCTGAGGCTGAGGAGGCCAAGTAA
- the rplP gene encoding 50S ribosomal protein L16, with protein MLIPRRVKHRKQHHPGRSGHATGGTTVSFGEYGIQALTPAYVTNRQIESARIAMTRHIKRGGKVWINIYPDRPLTKKPAETRMGSGKGSPEWWVANVKPGRVLFELSGVSDTVAREALTRAIHKLPLKARIIKREEGDA; from the coding sequence ATGTTGATTCCACGCAGAGTCAAGCACCGTAAGCAGCACCACCCCGGACGCAGTGGCCACGCCACCGGCGGAACGACGGTGAGCTTCGGCGAGTACGGCATCCAGGCCCTTACTCCCGCCTACGTGACGAACCGCCAGATCGAGTCCGCTCGTATCGCCATGACACGTCACATCAAGCGTGGTGGAAAGGTGTGGATCAACATCTACCCCGACCGCCCGCTCACCAAGAAGCCCGCCGAAACCCGCATGGGTTCCGGTAAGGGTTCACCCGAGTGGTGGGTTGCAAACGTCAAGCCGGGTCGCGTGCTCTTCGAGCTCAGCGGCGTCAGCGACACGGTTGCACGCGAAGCCCTCACCCGGGCCATCCACAAGCTGCCGCTCAAGGCACGCATCATCAAGCGCGAGGAGGGCGACGCATAA
- the rpsC gene encoding 30S ribosomal protein S3: MGQKVNPYGFRLGITTDHVSRWFSDSTKPGQRYSDFVAEDVKIRKLLSTSLDRAGVARIEIERTRDRVRVDIHTARPGIVIGRRGAEAERIRSDLEKLTGKQIQLNILEVKNPEAEAQLVAQGIAEQLTARVAFRRAMRKGMQGAQRTASVKGVRIQVSGRLGGAEMSRSEFYREGRVPLHTLRANIDYGFYEAKTTFGRIGVKVWIYKGDITNKELAREQANQKSTRPDRRDDRRDGDRPRRGATGTNSGAGASAPKAEAPVAAGVEA, translated from the coding sequence ATGGGACAGAAAGTAAACCCGTACGGCTTCCGTCTCGGTATCACCACCGACCACGTGTCGCGCTGGTTCTCCGACTCGACGAAGCCGGGACAGCGTTACTCGGACTTCGTTGCGGAAGACGTCAAGATCCGCAAGTTGCTGAGCACCTCGCTCGACCGTGCCGGCGTCGCCCGCATCGAGATCGAGCGCACCCGTGACCGAGTCCGCGTCGACATCCACACTGCCCGTCCGGGCATCGTGATCGGTCGTCGTGGAGCCGAGGCCGAGCGTATCCGCAGCGACCTCGAGAAGCTCACGGGCAAGCAGATCCAGCTCAACATCCTCGAGGTCAAGAACCCCGAGGCCGAGGCCCAGCTCGTAGCACAGGGAATCGCCGAGCAGCTCACCGCTCGCGTCGCCTTCCGTCGTGCCATGCGCAAGGGTATGCAGGGCGCCCAGCGCACCGCATCGGTCAAGGGTGTTCGTATCCAGGTCTCCGGCCGCCTCGGCGGCGCCGAGATGAGCCGCTCCGAGTTCTACCGCGAGGGCCGCGTGCCGCTGCACACCCTCCGTGCGAACATCGACTACGGCTTCTACGAGGCAAAGACCACCTTCGGCCGCATCGGCGTGAAGGTCTGGATCTACAAGGGCGATATCACCAACAAGGAGCTTGCCCGCGAGCAGGCCAACCAGAAGTCGACGCGCCCCGACCGTCGTGACGACCGCCGTGACGGCGACCGTCCTCGCCGCGGTGCCACCGGCACGAATTCAGGCGCTGGCGCTTCCGCCCCCAAGGCAGAGGCTCCCGTTGCAGCAGGAGTTGAGGCATAA
- the rplV gene encoding 50S ribosomal protein L22: MVESIARVRHIRVTPMKARRVVNMIRGKQATEALAILKFAPQGASDPVYKLVASAIANARVKADASNSYLDEQDLFVSAAFVDEGTTLKRFQPRAQGRAFQILKRTSHITIVLNTPDEAAVATATKKAGKK, from the coding sequence ATGGTGGAGTCAATCGCACGCGTGCGACACATCCGCGTCACCCCCATGAAGGCTCGTCGCGTCGTCAACATGATCCGCGGCAAGCAGGCAACCGAGGCGCTGGCGATCCTGAAGTTCGCGCCGCAGGGTGCGTCCGACCCGGTCTACAAGCTCGTCGCGTCCGCAATTGCGAACGCCCGGGTCAAGGCCGACGCGTCGAACAGCTACCTCGACGAGCAGGACCTGTTCGTCTCGGCCGCGTTCGTCGATGAGGGAACCACCCTCAAGCGTTTCCAGCCCCGTGCACAGGGACGCGCGTTCCAGATCCTGAAGCGCACGAGCCACATCACGATCGTGCTGAACACGCCCGACGAGGCAGCAGTGGCCACGGCCACGAAGAAGGCAGGTAAGAAGTAA
- the rpsS gene encoding 30S ribosomal protein S19 has protein sequence MPRSLKKGPFVDDHLYRKVVTQNEAGSKNVIKTWSRRSMIIPAFLGHTIAVHDGRKHIPVFVTETMVGHKLGEFAPTRTFRGHVKDDKKGRRR, from the coding sequence ATGCCACGCAGTCTCAAGAAGGGCCCCTTCGTTGACGACCACCTGTATCGCAAGGTTGTCACTCAGAACGAAGCCGGTTCCAAGAACGTCATCAAGACCTGGTCGCGCCGATCGATGATCATCCCCGCGTTCCTCGGCCACACGATCGCCGTCCACGACGGTCGTAAGCACATCCCGGTGTTCGTCACCGAAACCATGGTTGGGCACAAGCTCGGAGAGTTTGCTCCCACCCGCACCTTCCGTGGTCACGTGAAGGACGACAAGAAGGGCCGTCGCCGCTAA
- the rplB gene encoding 50S ribosomal protein L2, whose amino-acid sequence MAIRKYKPTTPGRRGSSVADFAEITRSTPEKSLLRPLSKTGGRNNAGRITTRHIGGGHKRQYRVIDFRRNDKDGVNAKVAHIEYDPNRTARIALLHYLDGTKRYILAPNKLAQGDIVESGSSADIKPGNNLPLKNIPTGTVIHAIELKPGGGAKMARSAGASVRLVAKDGPYAQLRLPSGEIRNVDARCRATIGEVGNAEQSNINWGKAGRMRWKGVRPTVRGVAMNPVDHPHGGGEGKTSGGRHPVSPWGQKEGRTRHINKESDKLIVRRRTVGKKRK is encoded by the coding sequence ATGGCAATTCGTAAGTACAAGCCCACCACCCCGGGTCGTCGCGGTTCGTCCGTAGCCGACTTCGCGGAGATCACCCGCTCGACTCCTGAGAAGTCGCTGCTGCGCCCCCTGTCGAAGACCGGTGGCCGCAACAACGCCGGTCGCATCACGACGCGTCACATCGGTGGTGGCCACAAGCGCCAGTACCGCGTGATCGACTTCCGTCGGAACGACAAAGACGGTGTCAACGCCAAGGTCGCTCACATCGAGTACGACCCCAACCGCACCGCGCGTATCGCTCTGCTGCACTACCTCGACGGAACCAAGCGCTACATCCTGGCTCCCAACAAGCTGGCGCAGGGCGACATCGTCGAGTCGGGTTCGTCCGCCGACATCAAGCCCGGCAACAACCTGCCGCTGAAGAACATCCCCACCGGTACCGTCATCCACGCGATCGAGCTGAAGCCGGGCGGCGGTGCCAAGATGGCCCGCTCCGCCGGAGCATCGGTTCGCCTCGTGGCGAAGGACGGCCCCTACGCCCAGCTTCGTCTGCCCAGCGGTGAGATCCGCAACGTGGATGCGCGCTGCCGCGCGACGATCGGCGAGGTCGGCAACGCCGAGCAGTCGAACATCAACTGGGGAAAGGCTGGCCGCATGCGCTGGAAGGGCGTTCGCCCGACCGTCCGCGGTGTCGCCATGAACCCGGTCGACCACCCCCACGGTGGTGGTGAGGGAAAGACCTCCGGTGGACGTCATCCTGTGAGCCCCTGGGGCCAGAAGGAAGGCCGCACCCGGCACATCAACAAGGAAAGCGACAAGCTCATCGTTCGTCGCCGTACCGTCGGCAAGAAGCGTAAGTAG
- the rplW gene encoding 50S ribosomal protein L23, whose amino-acid sequence MSNAAFNKDPRDIILSPVVSEKSYGLIDEGKYTFIVDPRSNKTEIKLAIEKIFKVEVASINTLNRVGKTRRTKFGIGKRKDTKRAIVTLKSGSIDIFTAVG is encoded by the coding sequence ATGAGTAACGCCGCATTCAATAAAGACCCCCGCGACATCATCCTTTCGCCGGTCGTCTCCGAGAAGAGCTACGGCCTGATCGACGAGGGCAAGTACACGTTCATCGTGGACCCCCGCTCGAACAAGACCGAGATCAAGCTCGCCATCGAGAAGATCTTCAAGGTCGAGGTCGCGTCCATCAACACGCTCAACCGTGTTGGCAAGACCCGCCGTACCAAGTTCGGCATTGGAAAGCGCAAAGACACCAAGCGCGCCATTGTCACGCTCAAGTCCGGTTCCATCGACATCTTCACCGCTGTCGGCTAG
- the rplD gene encoding 50S ribosomal protein L4, giving the protein MATATTVDVVDVKGKKAGTVDLPAELFDVQTNIPLIHQVVVAQLAAARQGTHKTKRRGEVSGAGRKPFKQKGTGRARQGSIRAPQMTGGGIVHGPTPRSYDQRTPKKMIAAALLGSLSDRARGGRVHVVESLAQGDTPSTKGVLELLSLVATSKHVLIVLERDDIVSLKSVRNLPTVHVLPADQLNAYDVLVSDDIIFTLASFDAFVAAKSKSTDLTTEGA; this is encoded by the coding sequence ATGGCTACCGCAACCACCGTTGACGTCGTCGACGTCAAGGGCAAGAAGGCCGGCACCGTCGACCTTCCCGCCGAGCTGTTCGACGTCCAGACCAACATCCCGCTGATCCACCAGGTCGTCGTCGCCCAGCTGGCCGCCGCCCGCCAGGGAACCCACAAGACCAAGCGTCGTGGCGAGGTGTCCGGTGCAGGTCGCAAGCCGTTCAAGCAGAAGGGAACCGGTCGCGCCCGCCAGGGCTCGATCCGCGCTCCTCAGATGACCGGTGGTGGAATCGTCCACGGACCCACACCGCGCAGCTACGACCAGCGCACCCCCAAGAAGATGATCGCCGCGGCCCTCCTCGGTTCGCTCTCCGACCGCGCACGCGGCGGACGCGTTCACGTCGTCGAGTCGCTCGCTCAGGGTGACACCCCGTCGACCAAGGGCGTCCTCGAGCTGCTGAGCCTCGTCGCGACGTCGAAGCATGTTCTGATCGTCTTGGAGCGCGACGACATCGTCAGCCTCAAGAGCGTCCGCAACCTGCCGACCGTGCACGTGCTGCCGGCCGACCAGCTGAACGCCTACGACGTGCTCGTCTCCGACGACATCATCTTCACTTTGGCCTCGTTCGATGCATTCGTCGCGGCCAAGTCGAAGAGCACCGACCTGACCACCGAAGGGGCATAA
- the rplC gene encoding 50S ribosomal protein L3 → MSTPTKAAASTKTSKGLLGKKLGMTQVWDENNRLIPVTVVEITPNVVTQIRTVERDGYEAVQIAAGQIDPRKVNKPATGHFDAAGVTPRRHITEIRTADAAEYAVGQELTVDAVFEAGKKVDVVGTSKGKGFAGVMKRHNFKGVSASHGSHRNHRKPGSIGASSTPSRVFKGMRMAGRMGGERVTVLNLAVHSVDAEKNVILIKGAVPGARGRLVFVRTAVKGA, encoded by the coding sequence ATGTCTACGCCTACAAAAGCAGCAGCATCCACCAAGACCAGCAAGGGCCTTCTCGGCAAGAAGCTCGGCATGACGCAGGTGTGGGACGAGAACAACCGTCTCATTCCCGTGACCGTCGTCGAGATCACGCCGAACGTCGTGACCCAGATCCGCACCGTCGAGCGTGACGGCTACGAGGCCGTCCAGATCGCCGCCGGCCAGATCGATCCCCGCAAGGTCAACAAGCCCGCGACCGGTCACTTCGACGCCGCCGGCGTGACGCCCCGTCGTCACATCACCGAGATCCGCACCGCTGACGCGGCCGAGTACGCCGTGGGCCAGGAGCTCACCGTCGATGCCGTCTTCGAAGCCGGCAAGAAGGTCGACGTCGTCGGCACTTCCAAGGGCAAGGGTTTCGCCGGTGTCATGAAGCGTCACAACTTCAAGGGTGTCTCCGCCTCGCACGGTTCGCACCGCAACCACCGCAAGCCCGGCTCCATCGGTGCCTCGTCCACGCCCTCGCGCGTCTTCAAGGGCATGCGTATGGCCGGCCGCATGGGTGGAGAGCGAGTCACCGTACTCAACCTCGCCGTGCACTCGGTCGACGCCGAAAAGAACGTCATCCTGATCAAGGGTGCCGTTCCCGGAGCGCGTGGCCGTCTCGTTTTCGTTCGTACCGCAGTGAAGGGGGCCTAG
- the rpsJ gene encoding 30S ribosomal protein S10: MAGQKIRIRLKSYDHEVIDSSARKIVDTVTRAGATVVGPVPLPTEKNVIAVIRSPHKYKDSREHFEMRTHKRLIDIIDPTPKAVDSLMRLDLPADVNIEIKL, encoded by the coding sequence ATGGCGGGACAGAAGATCCGCATTCGACTTAAGTCGTACGACCACGAGGTCATCGACTCCTCGGCGCGCAAGATCGTCGACACGGTGACCCGCGCGGGTGCGACCGTCGTCGGTCCGGTACCGCTGCCGACCGAGAAGAACGTGATCGCCGTGATCCGTTCGCCCCACAAGTACAAGGACAGCCGCGAGCACTTCGAGATGCGCACGCACAAGCGTCTGATCGACATCATCGATCCCACGCCCAAGGCCGTCGACTCGCTGATGCGTCTCGACCTGCCGGCTGACGTCAACATCGAGATCAAGCTCTAA
- a CDS encoding DNA topoisomerase IB has protein sequence MVVRLRRSDSAGAGLKRVRSGRGFSYRDAGGTVIADTELRARIEHLAIPPAWTDVWIAPYANGHIQATGVDGAGRRQYIYHPTWREQKDRIKFDRSLALAESLPRARRAVTIDLRTQNPTRERALAAAFRMLDTGSLRVGSERYAESNGSHGLSTLLGSHARVSGDTVHLAFPAKSGQSWESDIVDADLAGVIRSMKHRGPRARLLCWRAETGAWHPVAAEEINEYVRQKTDGQFTAKDFRTLRGTIAAAVSLARRGPESTKTARSRALAQAMRDAAEVLGNTPSIAKKSYVDPRVVDHYLAGETIDPTRTASAETELRALLFR, from the coding sequence ATGGTGGTGAGATTACGACGAAGTGATTCGGCAGGCGCAGGCCTCAAGCGGGTGCGCAGCGGTCGGGGTTTCTCTTACCGTGATGCCGGGGGCACCGTCATCGCCGACACAGAGCTCCGTGCGCGCATCGAGCACCTCGCCATTCCTCCGGCCTGGACCGATGTCTGGATCGCACCGTATGCGAACGGTCATATCCAGGCGACGGGCGTCGACGGGGCAGGTCGCCGCCAGTACATCTACCACCCCACGTGGCGGGAGCAGAAGGACCGCATCAAGTTCGACAGGTCGCTGGCGTTGGCCGAGTCCCTGCCCAGGGCACGTCGGGCCGTCACCATCGACCTTCGCACGCAGAATCCCACACGCGAGCGGGCCCTCGCCGCTGCGTTCCGCATGCTCGACACCGGATCGTTGCGGGTCGGCAGTGAGCGGTACGCCGAGTCCAACGGAAGTCATGGCCTGTCCACTCTTCTGGGCTCCCACGCCAGGGTGAGCGGCGACACGGTTCATCTGGCCTTTCCTGCCAAGAGCGGGCAGTCGTGGGAGAGCGACATCGTCGATGCGGACCTCGCCGGCGTGATTCGCAGCATGAAGCATCGCGGGCCGCGCGCTCGACTCCTGTGCTGGCGTGCAGAGACGGGGGCTTGGCATCCGGTCGCCGCGGAAGAGATCAACGAGTACGTGCGCCAGAAGACCGACGGGCAGTTCACCGCTAAGGATTTCCGCACGCTGCGGGGAACCATCGCGGCGGCGGTGAGCCTGGCAAGGCGCGGACCGGAGTCGACCAAGACGGCGCGGAGCCGTGCATTGGCGCAGGCGATGAGAGATGCGGCCGAGGTTCTGGGCAACACGCCGTCGATCGCGAAGAAGAGCTATGTCGATCCCCGGGTGGTGGATCACTATCTCGCGGGCGAGACCATCGACCCCACCCGCACCGCATCGGCCGAGACCGAGCTCAGGGCGCTGCTCTTTCGCTGA
- a CDS encoding antitoxin, protein MAFEDITKKAQEFLADNKVQDALHSEKAEDLSDKLLDGVAGAVNKVTGDKFTGQVDGARDAADKAVGTE, encoded by the coding sequence ATGGCGTTCGAAGACATCACGAAGAAGGCCCAGGAGTTTCTGGCCGACAACAAGGTGCAGGATGCGCTGCACAGCGAGAAGGCCGAAGATCTCAGCGACAAGCTGCTCGACGGTGTCGCGGGGGCAGTGAACAAGGTCACCGGCGACAAGTTCACGGGCCAGGTCGACGGTGCTCGCGACGCGGCGGACAAAGCCGTCGGCACAGAGTAA
- a CDS encoding fructosamine kinase family protein: MAFIKSNPDAPDGFFEAEAAGLNWLSAAEAGGGARVVRVESVMPGRIELRQLEGVRPTPDAAADFGRALAETHRAGASAFGQSPDGWHGPTFIGSRPQQCVPDDSWGRFYAQQRVRPFLDIADSAGALDSRDRFDVERVCDLLERGAGDDGEPASRIHGDLWSGNVLWTVDGATLIDPAAHGGHRETDLAMLQLFGTPWCEEILRAYDESFALRPGWRQRVALHQLHPLAVHAAGHGAAYGRALGEAARSALSLLAG, encoded by the coding sequence ATGGCCTTCATCAAGTCGAACCCCGACGCCCCCGACGGATTCTTCGAGGCGGAGGCGGCCGGGCTCAACTGGCTCTCGGCTGCAGAGGCCGGCGGGGGAGCGCGTGTCGTCAGGGTGGAGTCCGTCATGCCCGGCCGCATCGAACTCCGGCAACTCGAGGGCGTGCGCCCCACACCGGATGCTGCCGCGGACTTCGGCAGGGCCTTGGCCGAAACGCACAGGGCAGGCGCATCCGCGTTCGGCCAGTCACCGGACGGGTGGCACGGACCGACGTTCATCGGATCCAGGCCGCAGCAGTGCGTGCCCGACGACTCCTGGGGGCGGTTCTATGCCCAGCAGCGGGTACGTCCGTTCCTCGACATCGCCGACTCGGCAGGCGCACTCGATTCGCGTGACAGGTTCGACGTCGAGCGGGTGTGCGATCTATTGGAGCGCGGGGCCGGCGACGACGGCGAGCCGGCCAGCCGCATCCACGGCGATCTGTGGAGCGGCAATGTGCTGTGGACCGTCGATGGTGCCACCCTCATCGACCCGGCCGCGCACGGCGGACACCGGGAGACGGACCTCGCGATGCTGCAACTCTTCGGAACGCCCTGGTGCGAAGAGATCCTGCGCGCCTACGACGAGAGCTTCGCTCTGAGACCGGGATGGCGACAGAGAGTCGCGCTGCATCAGCTGCACCCGCTTGCGGTGCACGCGGCTGGACACGGCGCCGCCTACGGACGTGCTCTGGGCGAGGCCGCCCGATCGGCCCTGTCGCTGCTGGCGGGATGA
- the tuf gene encoding elongation factor Tu, whose protein sequence is MAKAKFERTKPHVNIGTIGHVDHGKTTLTAAISKVLADKFPSKTNVQRDFASIDSAPEERQRGITINISHVEYETEKRHYAHVDAPGHADYIKNMITGAAQMDGAILVVAATDGPMAQTREHVLLAKQVGVPYLLVALNKSDMVDDEEILELVELEVRELLSSQDFDGDNAPVVRVSGLKALEGDEKWVDAILELMQAVDDSIPEPVRDKDKPFLMPVEDVFTITGRGTVVTGRAERGTLAINSEVEIVGIRPTVKTTVTGIEMFHKQLDEAWAGENCGLLLRGTKREDVERGQVIVKPGSVTPHTGFDGTAYILSKDEGGRHNPFYTNYRPQFYFRTTDVTGVITLPEGTEMVMPGDTTDISVELIQPIAMEEGLGFAIREGGRTVGAGTVTKITK, encoded by the coding sequence GTGGCCAAGGCCAAGTTCGAGCGGACCAAGCCGCACGTAAACATCGGAACGATCGGTCACGTCGACCACGGAAAGACCACGCTGACTGCAGCGATCTCCAAGGTCCTTGCCGACAAGTTCCCTTCCAAGACCAACGTTCAGCGCGACTTCGCGTCGATCGACTCCGCTCCGGAAGAGCGCCAGCGCGGTATCACGATCAACATCTCGCACGTCGAGTACGAGACCGAGAAGCGTCACTACGCTCACGTCGACGCCCCGGGTCACGCTGACTACATCAAGAACATGATCACCGGTGCCGCTCAGATGGACGGCGCGATCCTCGTGGTCGCCGCTACCGACGGCCCGATGGCTCAGACCCGTGAGCACGTGCTGCTCGCCAAGCAGGTCGGCGTTCCCTACCTGCTGGTCGCGCTCAACAAGTCCGACATGGTCGACGACGAAGAGATCCTGGAGCTCGTCGAGCTCGAGGTTCGCGAGCTGCTCTCCAGCCAGGACTTCGATGGCGACAACGCTCCCGTCGTTCGCGTCTCGGGCCTCAAGGCTCTCGAGGGCGACGAGAAGTGGGTCGACGCGATCCTCGAGCTCATGCAGGCCGTCGACGATTCCATCCCGGAGCCCGTGCGCGACAAGGACAAGCCGTTCCTCATGCCCGTCGAGGACGTCTTCACGATCACCGGTCGTGGAACCGTCGTCACGGGTCGCGCCGAGCGCGGAACCCTCGCCATCAACTCCGAGGTCGAGATCGTCGGCATCCGCCCGACCGTCAAGACCACGGTCACGGGTATCGAGATGTTCCACAAGCAGCTCGACGAGGCCTGGGCCGGCGAGAACTGTGGACTGCTGCTCCGTGGCACGAAGCGTGAAGACGTCGAGCGTGGACAGGTCATCGTCAAGCCGGGTTCGGTCACGCCGCACACCGGTTTCGACGGAACCGCCTACATCCTCTCCAAGGATGAGGGTGGCCGCCACAACCCCTTCTACACGAACTACCGCCCGCAGTTCTACTTCCGCACCACCGACGTGACCGGCGTCATCACCCTCCCCGAGGGCACCGAGATGGTCATGCCCGGCGACACGACTGACATCAGCGTCGAGCTCATCCAGCCCATCGCCATGGAAGAGGGCCTCGGCTTCGCGATCCGTGAGGGTGGCCGCACCGTCGGTGCCGGTACCGTCACGAAGATCACCAAGTAG
- the fusA gene encoding elongation factor G, which translates to MAQDVLTDLNKVRNIGIMAHIDAGKTTTTERILFYTGITHKIGEVHDGAATMDWMAQEQERGITITSAATTCFWNKNQINIIDTPGHVDFTVEVERSLRVLDGAVAVFDGKEGVEPQSETVWRQADKYDVPRICFVNKMDKLGADFYYTVDTIINRLGAKPLVIQLPIGAESSFEGVIDLVEMRALTWRGDSKGDVQMGAKYEIEEIPADLKEKADEYRQLLLETVAETDDALLEKFFSGEELTVAEIKGAIRKLTVNSEIYPVLCGSAFKNRGVQPMLDAVIDYLPTPLDVPATEAHDARDEEKVVLRHPDATEPFTALAFKVAVHPFFGRLTYIRVYSGQLESGGQIMNSTKGKKERIGKIFQMHANKENPVDSVTAGHIYAVIGLKDTTTGDTLSDSQHQVVLESMTFPEPVIEVAIEPKTKADQEKLGVAIQKLAEEDPTFRTEQNQDTGQTVIKGMGELHLDILVDRMKREFNVEANVGKPQVAYRETIRRLVPKHDYTHKKQTGGSGQFAKVQISIEPMEVTADKSYEFENKVTGGRVPREYIPSVDAGIQDALQVGVLAGYPMVGVKAALLDGQFHDVDSSEMAFKIAGSMAFKEAARKADPVILEPLMAVEVRTPEEYMGDVIGDLNSRRGQIQSMEDATGIKVIRAHVPLSEMFGYIGDLRSKTSGRAVYSMTFDSYSEVPKAVAEEIINKNKGE; encoded by the coding sequence GTGGCACAGGACGTGCTCACCGACCTGAACAAGGTCCGCAACATCGGCATCATGGCTCACATCGATGCCGGCAAGACCACCACCACCGAGCGCATCCTGTTCTACACGGGTATCACGCACAAGATCGGTGAAGTCCACGATGGTGCAGCCACCATGGACTGGATGGCGCAGGAACAGGAACGTGGAATCACCATCACGTCCGCAGCGACGACCTGCTTCTGGAACAAGAACCAGATCAACATCATCGACACCCCGGGTCACGTCGACTTCACGGTCGAGGTGGAGCGTTCGCTTCGCGTACTCGACGGTGCCGTCGCGGTCTTCGACGGAAAAGAGGGCGTCGAGCCCCAGTCCGAGACCGTCTGGCGCCAGGCCGACAAGTACGACGTTCCGCGCATCTGCTTCGTCAACAAGATGGACAAGCTCGGAGCCGACTTCTACTACACGGTCGACACCATCATCAACCGCCTCGGCGCCAAGCCGCTGGTCATCCAGCTGCCGATCGGCGCGGAGTCGAGCTTCGAGGGCGTCATCGACCTCGTCGAGATGCGCGCACTCACCTGGCGTGGAGACTCCAAGGGTGATGTGCAGATGGGCGCCAAGTACGAGATCGAAGAGATCCCGGCCGACCTCAAGGAGAAGGCTGACGAGTATCGCCAGCTGCTGCTCGAGACCGTCGCCGAGACCGACGACGCTCTGCTCGAGAAGTTCTTCTCGGGCGAAGAGCTGACCGTCGCCGAGATTAAGGGTGCCATCCGCAAGCTCACGGTCAACAGCGAGATCTACCCGGTCCTCTGCGGTTCCGCGTTCAAGAACCGCGGCGTCCAGCCCATGCTCGACGCCGTCATCGACTACCTCCCCACCCCGCTCGACGTGCCGGCCACCGAGGCCCACGACGCGCGTGACGAGGAGAAGGTCGTTCTGCGCCACCCCGACGCCACGGAGCCGTTCACGGCACTCGCGTTCAAGGTCGCGGTTCACCCGTTCTTCGGTCGACTCACGTACATCCGCGTCTACTCGGGCCAGCTCGAGTCCGGCGGACAGATCATGAACTCAACCAAGGGCAAGAAGGAGCGCATCGGGAAGATCTTCCAGATGCACGCCAACAAGGAGAACCCGGTCGACTCGGTCACCGCCGGCCACATCTACGCGGTCATCGGCCTCAAGGACACGACCACCGGAGACACCCTCAGCGATTCACAGCACCAGGTCGTCCTCGAGTCGATGACGTTCCCGGAGCCGGTCATCGAGGTCGCGATCGAGCCGAAGACGAAGGCCGACCAAGAGAAGCTGGGTGTCGCCATCCAGAAGCTCGCAGAAGAAGACCCGACCTTCCGCACCGAGCAGAACCAGGACACGGGCCAGACGGTCATCAAGGGAATGGGCGAGCTTCACCTCGACATCCTCGTCGACCGCATGAAGCGTGAGTTCAACGTCGAGGCCAACGTGGGCAAGCCCCAGGTCGCTTACCGCGAGACGATCCGTCGCCTCGTGCCGAAGCACGACTACACGCACAAGAAGCAGACCGGTGGTTCCGGCCAGTTCGCCAAGGTGCAGATCTCGATCGAGCCGATGGAGGTGACCGCGGACAAGAGCTACGAGTTCGAGAACAAGGTCACCGGTGGTCGCGTCCCGCGCGAGTACATTCCCTCGGTCGATGCAGGAATCCAGGACGCCCTCCAGGTCGGCGTTCTCGCCGGCTACCCCATGGTGGGTGTCAAGGCAGCGCTGCTCGATGGCCAGTTCCACGACGTCGACTCCTCGGAGATGGCGTTCAAGATCGCTGGATCCATGGCATTCAAGGAAGCCGCCCGCAAGGCGGACCCGGTCATCCTTGAGCCGCTGATGGCCGTGGAGGTGCGTACCCCTGAGGAATACATGGGTGACGTCATCGGCGACCTGAACTCGCGCCGTGGTCAGATCCAGTCCATGGAGGACGCGACCGGTATCAAGGTCATCCGTGCCCATGTGCCGCTTTCGGAGATGTTCGGATACATCGGTGACCTGAGGTCGAAGACCTCCGGTCGCGCCGTGTACTCGATGACCTTCGACAGCTACTCCGAGGTCCCCAAGGCTGTCGCCGAAGAGATCATCAATAAAAACAAGGGCGAATAG